A window of Rhinolophus ferrumequinum isolate MPI-CBG mRhiFer1 chromosome X, mRhiFer1_v1.p, whole genome shotgun sequence contains these coding sequences:
- the LOC117030173 gene encoding melanoma-associated antigen B10-like: MPRGKKSKHQARDKRYQEREEPRNPAGAQATAAVGGEFCSSFSPRFQSSSAAGSNGNPQGPQRAPSTVTTATRSNEGANYQVEERPRFPQAQPASGRATEPLHRSPLEEKVMLLVYYLLHKYQMKEAITKAEMLRNVIQGYRSCFLEILKRASDHLEMVFGLDVKEMDPYRHIYILVNKLELSYDAMPSDDDRGVPKTGLLMTVLGVIYTKGNCATEEQVWQMLNVIGLYQRRYHFIFGDLKKLITKDLVKEKYLEYRQVPNSDPPHYEFLWGPRSHAETTKMKVLEFLAKIHNTVPSAFTPWYEEAVRDEEERARARAAARARTAAMASARSRAMLSRSSHTK, encoded by the coding sequence ATGCCTCGAGGTAAGAAGAGTAAGCACCAGGCCCGTGACAAACGCTACCAGGAACGAGAAGAGCCCCGGAATCCAGCAGGTGCTCAAGCCACTGCAGCAGTGGGAGGAGAGttctgctcttccttctctcctcgtTTCCAGAGCTCATCTGCTGCTGGGTCAAACGGCAATCCCCAGGGTCCTCAGAGAGCCCCATCCACTGTCACTACTGCAACAAGATCGAATGAAGGTGCCAACTACCAAGTGGAGGAAAGGCCAAGATtcccccaggcccagccagcCTCCGGGCGTGCCACTGAGCCCCTCCACAGAAGCCCTCTAGAGGAGAAGGTGATGCTCTTGGTATATTACCTACTACACAAGTATCAAATGAAAGAGGCCATTACCAAGGCAGAAATGCTGAGAAATGTCATCCAAGGGTACAGAAGTTGCTTCCTTGAGATCCTCAAGAGAGCCTCTGACCACCTGGAGATGGTCTTTGGCCTTGATGTGAAGGAAATGGATCCTTACCGGCACATCTACATTCTTGTCAACaaactggagctgagctacgaTGCAATGCCAAGTGATGATGACAGAGGGGTCCCCAAGACTGGCCTGTTGATGACTGTTCTGGGTGTGATCTACACCAAGGGCAATTGTGCCACTGAGGAGCAAGTCTGGCAAATGCTGAATGTGATAGGGCTATATCAGCGGAGGTATCACTTCATTTTTGGCGATCTCAAGAAGCTTATCACCAAGGATTTGGTGAAAGAGAAGTACCTGGAGTACCGCCAAGTTCCCAACAGTGATCCTCCCCACTATGAATTCCTGTGGGGCCCAAGATCCCACGCTGAGACCACCAAAATGAAAGTGCTGGAATTTCTGGCCAAGATCCACAATACCGTTCCGAGTGCTTTCACGCCCTGGTATGAAGAGGCTGTAagagatgaggaagagagagcaCGGGCCAGAGCAGCAGCCAGAGCTCGTACTGCTGCCATGGCCAGTGCGCGCTCCAGGGCCATGCTCAGCAGGTCCTCCCACACTAAGTGA